In Natrinema sp. SYSU A 869, the following proteins share a genomic window:
- a CDS encoding IS630 family transposase (programmed frameshift), which translates to MDHLDEISVEELQDALDKVKGNKPTQRLLAAIAYKNGVTQTELAEWHDTGRRTIYSWLMRLNTDEPLEQAVSDAHRSGRKRKLSETQQEEFEQTVHEPPEEVGIDAPAWTPALVQEFLEETYGVEYSYPSCRRLLKEAGLSYQKPRRTAAEAEGSDTEEFRDELKKKRAEMDATVVCIDQTKKSVQVEPRAAWFPRGTRPSVELSGQRDWTCLLGAITEDGECFFSRFTEYVTADHTKHFILALCKEFEEDLIIVLDGAPYFQASAVTDLAARDDLAFVTLPAYSPELNPVEECWRQLQTALSNRFFDSLGELTTAIDTALNQLSVPKMSSYF; encoded by the exons ATGGACCATCTCGACGAGATTTCCGTTGAAGAACTCCAAGACGCCCTTGACAAGGTTAAGGGAAACAAGCCGACACAACGGTTGTTAGCGGCGATTGCGTACAAGAACGGCGTGACACAGACCGAACTTGCAGAGTGGCACGACACTGGTCGAAGGACGATCTACAGTTGGCTCATGCGACTCAATACGGACGAACCGCTTGAGCAAGCCGTCTCTGATGCTCACCGATCCGGGAGAAAACGAAAGCTCTCAGAAACACAGCAAGAAGAGTTTGAACAAACCGTTCACGAACCTCCCGAGGAAGTCGGGATCGACGCGCCGGCATGGACGCCGGCGCTCGTCCAGGAGTTTCTTGAAGAAACCTACGGCGTCGAGTACTCCTATCCGAGTTGCCGGCGGTTGCTCAAAGAAGCTGGATTGAGTTACCAAAAACCGCGCCGCACAGCCGCCGAAGCCGAGGGATCCGACACAGAAGAGTTCCGTGACGAACTCA AAAAAAAGCGAGCGGAGATGGACGCTACAGTAGTCTGCATCGATCAGACCAAGAAATCCGTCCAGGTTGAGCCGCGTGCCGCGTGGTTTCCGCGCGGCACGCGGCCGAGCGTCGAACTTTCTGGCCAACGCGACTGGACGTGTCTGCTCGGCGCGATCACCGAAGACGGCGAGTGCTTCTTCTCACGATTCACCGAGTACGTCACTGCCGATCACACGAAACATTTCATTCTCGCGTTATGCAAAGAATTCGAAGAAGATCTAATCATCGTACTCGATGGAGCGCCGTATTTCCAGGCATCGGCCGTCACGGACCTGGCGGCCCGTGACGACCTCGCCTTCGTCACGTTACCGGCGTACTCTCCTGAACTCAATCCGGTCGAAGAGTGCTGGCGACAGCTCCAAACGGCTCTCAGCAATCGGTTTTTTGACTCACTTGGCGAGTTAACAACGGCGATCGATACCGCACTTAATCAGCTCTCTGTACCAAAGATGAGCAGTTATTTCTAA